A genome region from Mytilus trossulus isolate FHL-02 unplaced genomic scaffold, PNRI_Mtr1.1.1.hap1 h1tg001156l__unscaffolded, whole genome shotgun sequence includes the following:
- the LOC134703649 gene encoding LOW QUALITY PROTEIN: cytochrome c oxidase subunit 3-like (The sequence of the model RefSeq protein was modified relative to this genomic sequence to represent the inferred CDS: deleted 1 base in 1 codon; substituted 9 bases at 9 genomic stop codons), translated as MNRNPYSRYYVPGPSPWPFFVAISANGIAVGLILXLHRTPRFLLIGMRLGCILLRTFRXWRDLIREGDIGFHTRFVIKRFRDGVALFILSEVMFFFSFFWTFFHNALRPSCELGMRXPPPGIRTPNPSSTRLFETGLLIRRGLFVTQAHKRMRLKDYDVGPFIGLVVTILCGTVFFLVQLREYYXNSYTIADRVYGRVFYLLTGFHGMHVVVGTLXLMVRLVRLWRGEFSSQRHFGFEACIWYXHFVDVVWVALXCLVYVWFGGWLYMWWFKIXDGDVYTFKYPDAKPSWYAYIQEEHAPSXYKIPDHLKG; from the exons ATGAATCGTAATCCTTATTCTCGTTACTATGTACCAGGTCCAAGTCCGTGGCCCTTTTTTGTGGCTATCTCGGCAAACGGAATAGCGGTAGGGTTAATTTTGTGACTGCATCGAACTCCCAGATTTCTATTAATAGGAATGAGGTTG GGGTGTATACTATTGAGAACTTTTAGATGATGGCGAGACTTAATTCGTGAGGGAGATATTGGGTTTCATACTCGCTTCGTAATCAAGAGATTTCGTGATGGAGTTGCCCTTTTTATTCTGTCTGAAGTAatgttcttcttttcttttttttggactTTCTTCCATAATGCCTTAAGACCCTCGTGTGAACTAGGGATGCGATGACCCCCTCCAGGGATCCGCACGCCAAACCCGTCGTCGACAAGGCTGTTCGAGACAGGTCTTTTAATTAGGAGGGGGTTATTCGTAACTCAAGCCCATAAGAGAATGCGTTTGAAGGATTATGATGTTGGGCCATTTATTGGCCTAGTGGTAACAATTTTATGTGGGACTGTGTTCTTCCTAGTGCAACTTCGAGAATACTACTGAAACTCATACACTATTGCAGATAGGGTGTATGGAAGAGTGTTTTATTTACTAACTGGGTTTCATGGAATGCACGTAGTTGTGGGGACTCTTTGACTAATGGTGAGGTTAGTCCGACTATGGCGTGGGGAGTTTTCCAGTCAACGGCACTTTGGTTTTGAGGCTTGCATTTGGTACTGACACTTcgtagatgtggtatgggtaGCATTATGATGTTTAGTATATGTGTGGTTTGGAGGATGGTTATACATGTGGTGGTTCAAAATATGAGACGGGGACGTCTATACGTTTAAGTACCCAGACGCAAAGCCTTCGTGGTATGCGTACATTCAAGAAGAGCATGCTCCGTCCTGATATAAGATTCCTGACcatttaaaaggttaa
- the LOC134703648 gene encoding LOW QUALITY PROTEIN: ATP synthase subunit a-like (The sequence of the model RefSeq protein was modified relative to this genomic sequence to represent the inferred CDS: substituted 1 base at 1 genomic stop codon): MLIDVFSRFDAHSYNLIWLSMPLWLLSSIVPITVLFRDVYTKGRSTSSFRSLVLSFTYSMIRLNGKGLKLSGFPLVIRGLFMIILILNLSGNFPFFFPVRGQFVFGFSFALSIXTCLVLSSLLCRFEQGLMSLVPTGCPLILVPFIVVVELISGILRPLTLVLRLTLNLGAGKVILTICRRELVVSWLNSRRLLTGVGGIKGLIMGGGVFGAAEVAIACIQCYIFCVLLCLYTEDHR; the protein is encoded by the coding sequence aTGTTAATAGATGTTTTTTCTAGATTTGATGCTCACAGCTATAACTTAATTTGGTTGTCTATGCCGTTATGGTTGCTGTCTTCTATAGTGCCAATAACCGTGCTATTTAGAGACGTGTACACTAAGGGTAGAAGTACGAGCTCTTTTCGGAGTTTGGTGCTATCCTTTACTTATTCGATGATTCGATTGAACGGAAAGGGACTAAAGCTATCTGGGTTTCCTCTAGTAATAAGGGGTCTGTTCATGATAATTCTGATACTAAATCTGTCTGGAaactttccattctttttccCTGTAAGAGGGCAGTTTGTGTTCGGGTTCTCCTTTGCTTTGTCTATTTGAACTTGTTTAGTTTTATCTAGTCTTTTATGCAGATTTGAGCAGGGGTTGATGAGTCTCGTTCCAACAGGTTGCCCGTTAATCCTTGTGCCTTTTATAGTAGTGGTTGAGCTAATTAGTGGCATACTTCGCCCTTTAACATTAGTTTTACGTCTGACACTAAATCTGGGAGCTGGTAAAGTAATTCTAACTATATGCAGGAGAGAGTTAGTAGTTAGCTGGTTAAATAGCAGAAGGCTGCTTACAGGAGTTGGGGGTATTAAAGGGTTAATAATGGGCGGAGGTGTTTTTGGAGCCGCTGAAGTTGCAATCGCGTGTATtcagtgttatattttttgtgtcttaTTGTGTCTCTATACGGAGGATCATAGAAG